Genomic segment of Paenibacillaceae bacterium GAS479:
CAGAAGAGGCTGCTCCGATTTACGGATGAAGCGATTGCCAGCTTAGACAACATGCCGGATCATATACCCGCCTCCTTCAAAGCAGGGCTGAAACGATTGATGTTACATCCTCCCCGCGTGAACATCGGCAGAATACTGGAGAATGGAACTACTTTGCCCTGGTGCGGAGGCATAGATGTCATTGCTACCCCAGGCCATACACCGGGACATATCAGTCTGTTTCACCGACCCAGCGGGACTTTGATCGCAGGCGATGCCTTGATTGTCGAGGATGGACAACTAAAAGGTCCGGATAATGCAACTTCGCTTGACCTTGAGTTGGCTTGGAATTCACTCGAAGCTCTAACCTCCTACTCTATCAACGCCGTTCTCTGTTACCACGGAGGTCTGTTCACCGATCGCCCTTCTGAGAGAATCCAGGAACTGTTAGCCGAGCACTGCGGGTTTAAAAATATCCTATAAAATAAAAAGATTGGGCATGCTGGGGGCAACTGCGGGGCTTTCAAGTATGGCTGTGAACTAGCTTGGTAGAAAAAGAATGGGGCTGTCCCCATCGTCACTCATTAAATAACTTAGGGACGGCCCCTTTTTGAAAGTTCCTATCGCTTCGCTTTAACACTAGGGAAACTGGAAGCACCTCTGCTTGTCCACGCACATTCTTACGGAACTGAGAGAGCTTATTTCCCCTCAAAACAGGCTACAAATTATGTAGCGGATCTGAGAAGCGTTATTTGAGTCAAAATGATGATTTTTCCGCGAAGCACCCTCAATTAGCGTCTCTCAGTTCCGTTACGCCTCGAAAACCCGCTATTTTGTTGAAATAAGGCTTCTCAGTTCCTTTACGCTACCGAGCGAGGAGTTTGCATTAATGAAAGAGCGAAACTCAGAACGCTTCAGATTCTAAAACGATGCAGCGCCATCCGCCTATCTCTTAAGCCCCCTAATTGAATTGGAGAGTACCCTGGGAAATCAGGTACACTACTAGTAAGAGGTGAGAGGGCCATGAGGCAGAGGAATCAGGTGTTTGAAGGAGTTCGGAACAAGGTGGCGCAGGAAGCCCTGGCAGGAATAAAGAGCGGCGTCCTTGCCCGCAAATATGACGTATCTCCCAAGACCATTCGAAACTGGGTGAAGGAGTATCAGGAGAAAGTCGGTCATGATGCGATCCCAACCATCGATGAACGGATCGACGATGCCAGGCGACTTGCTGAGCTAGAGGCCAAGTATGAGCAAGCCCTCAAGGCACTAGGTGAAAAGGAACTGGAGAACAACGTTCTGCGGGAGCTCGTAAAAAAGTCCAGCCCTGCCTCGATGACAAACTTCACGTTGCCCAAACGTTCGTCGAGCAGGGACACCAGATAGCCGTTCTTTTACGTATCGTTGACCTGTCTAGCTCCACGTTTTACAGCCGGCGAAACCAGGCGAATCGTTCTGTCCGTTCCACTCCCCAGCGCTCAGGACGGCCTCTCTCGACCCAGTCGCTCACCATGGCCGGCCGTGTCATTAGCGACGAGCAAATCAAGGAATGGTTGCTGGAGCTGGTATCAGGGGAAGAGCACGGGTATGGCTACAGCCTCCTAACCGAATGTCTTCGCAAGTCCTATGATTTGGTTATTAACAAAAAGAAGGTGTACCGACTCTGTCGCGAGCTGCAGATTCTGCATCCCCAGCGCCGAAAGAAGGTTCATTACCCGAGACGTCTGGCGCGTTACCACGACATTACGGCCTCGAACCAGCTGTGGCAGCTGGATATTAAATATGGATACGTAGACGGCTACAGCCAGTTCTTTTTTATCGCGGACATGATCGATGTATTTGACCGCAGCATTGTGGGCTACTACACCGGCTCTAGTTGCGAAGCCAAACACGTCTGCGATATGGTGCGTACAGCACTAAATCTACGTCTCATGCCTGGACAACAAACACCTGTTATTCGAACGGACAATGGCCCTCAGTTTGTGAGCAAGGCGTTTGGAGAACTGGCGGAGGAGCTTATATTTGTGCATGAACGAATCCCTCCGAAAACGCCCAACATGAATGCCTATATTGAATCGTTCCATGCCACGCTGGAGCGCTGGTTATTGAGTAAGGAGCGCTTTACTACGTTTGAAGAGGCGTTTCAGGCCGTGGATTCGTTCATGGATTTCTACAACCACCGCAAGATGCACCTCAGCTTAGGGAAGCGATCCCCCGCTGAGTTTATGCAGTGGATTGCCGAAACAAATCCGGATGTATCCGAGTACAAACGGGCCGTATAAGCGTATTTGCGAGAAAAATGAAGCTAGACTTCGATTCAAACCTATTTCGCCCTGAACTCTCCAGAATTAGGGGGCCAGCCCGCTATATCTTACTGCCGGCCTAAATAACTAAAGGGTAGCCCCTAAATCATCTAAAGATGACTTTTGGGCCGCCCCCACGTTTTCCCTAACAAAAAAAATCCCTCAAGCGCCCGCTTGAGGGATAAATCGAATTAATCCTTAGCGGCGTTCCGAAGGACCGCCGACGAATACTTGCTCCGCCGTATCCAAACCGTATGCGGTATGGAGAGCACGGACTACTTCTTGCAGCGGGCCAGCCTCGATGACACAGGAGGTTTTGATCTCCGAGGTGCTGACCATCTTGATGCTGACGCCAGTCTCTGCCATGACGCGGAACATTTTGGCGGCAACACCCGGATTGCTCACCATGCCGGCACCAACGATCGAAACTTTCACAAGGCCGTCCTCAGAGGTCGTTTCACGGTAAGGAACTTGGGCACGGTTACCTTCAATAATGGCCATAGCCTTATCGCGGTCGCCACTGCCGATCGTGAAGCTGAAGTCGGCTTTGCCTTCCATGACTCCGCTCTGCACGATGATGTCGACATTAATACCGCCGTCTGCCAGTGCGCCGAATACGCCAGCGAGCACGCCAGGTACATCCTCCACGCCCAGAATGCTGATGCGGACAACATCTTTGTCGAACGCAATTCCGCTTACCACGATTCCTTGTTCCATGACCGCTTCCTCCTTGACCGTCGTTCCCTCATTATGGTTGAAGCTCGACCGGACGACCAGCTTCACATTGTACTGCTTCGCATATTCAACCGCCCTTGGATGTAACACAGCCGCCCCCAGGTTCGCGAGCTCCAGCATTTCATCATAGGAGATCTCATCCAGCTTGCGTGCATTTTTCACAACGCGTGGATCGGTGGAATAGATGCCATCCACGTCGGTGAAAATCTCGCAAACATCCGCTTCGATCGCCGCAGCAAGCGCTACAGCCGTCGTGTCGGAACCGCCTCGTCCGAGCGTTGTAATCTCTCCGGTGTCCGTCATACCCTGGAATCCGGCTACGATGACGATCCCGCCGTCATTGAGTGCCGCATGAATACGCTCCGGCTGAATATCCGTAATCCGTGCCTTTCCATGCAGAGCTTCCGTCAGGATGCCTGCCTGCCAGCCTGTCATCGAGACGGCTTCGCGTCCCAAAGCATGTATGGTCATCGACAGCAAGGCGACCGAGATCTGCTCGCCTGTCGTCAGCAGCATATCCATTTCACGAGCCGGAGGGTTCGGGTTCAGCTCCTTGGTTTTGTCGATCAAGTCATCCGTCGTATCTCCCATTGCAGACACCACGACGACAACTTTATGCCCCGCATCCCTGTTCTCAACAATCCGTCGCGCAACTCTTTGCATCCGTTCTGTCGTGCCGACCGAACTGCCGCCGAACTTCATTACGATCAACGACACCGCTGTTCACTCCCTACCTAAGCTGATACAATCAAGTACCGATTATAGCACATTCCCGCATTACAGAGTAGATGAAATTCCCCCGTCGCCGCCTACCCCAAAATGGAATAAGCCGCCCGGCAAGCCAGGCGGCCAATTCCTAACATGATTGCCTTTCCAAGTAAAGGAAAGGCTACTATTCACTAGGCGCGGGAAATGTAGCGACCTTCGCGAGTATCGATCAGAAGCACGTCGCCTTCGTTGATGAACAGTGGAACTTGAACCGTGAAGCCCGTTTCCAGCGTAGCATTTTTCGTAGCGCCTTGAGCTGTGTTGCCTTTAACGCCTGGCTCGGTTTCCGTTACCTTCAGCTCAACGCTGTTAGGCATCGTGATTCCGATGATTTCGCCTTTGTAGCTGGCGATGTTAACGTTCATGTTTTCTTTAAGGAAGTTGATCTCCCACTCCAGCTGTTTCTTGTCCAGGTTGAACTGGTCAAAGGACTCATTGTCCATGAAGCTGTACTCAGAGCCGCTATTGTACAGGTACTGAACTTCGCGGTTTTCAACATGAGCACGGCCAAGCGTTTCGCCGGCACGGAAAGTTTTTTCCACGATGTTGCCGTTGCGAAGGTTTTTGAGCTTGGTGCGGACGAATGCAGCGCCTTTGCCCGGTTTAACGTGTTGGAACTCAATAACGGTGAAAATATCGGTTTCTACTTCAATCGTAATGCCGGTTTTAAAATCATTCACTGAAATCACAGGTGATTCCTCCTAAGATGGGTTTTAAAGCACGATCAATTGTTGCTTAGGTGAAGAGGTCAAAATGCGAATGCCGCTGTCCGTAATGACAACGTCATCCTCGATACGAACGCCGCCGAAGCCTGGGACGTAGATGCCTGGCTCAACGGTGACGACCATTCCGGGAGCAAGCATCATGTCGCTACGCATGTTCAGCGTAGGCTGCTCATGCACCTCCATGCCAAGGCCATGACCAAGGCTATGACCGAAGTTATCGCCGTAGCCATACTTCGTGATGATGTCGCGAGCCAGCGCATCGGCTTCTTTGCCGGTCATGCCGGGACGGATGTTGTTAAGCGCATGAAGCTGCGCCTCAAGCACAATGTCATAAATTTCACGATGCTTGTCTGACACCTCTCCAACCGCCACCGTACGGGTAATATCGGAGCAGTATCCATGATAAAGGGCGCCGAAGTCGAGCTTGACAAACTCGCCCATGCCGATGATCCGATCGCTGGCTACACCATGCGGAAGCGCAGAGCGCTCACCTGAAGCTACGATCGTATCGAAGCAGGAAGAGGCTGCCCCGCCGGAGCGCAGGAATACTTCTAGCTCCAGAGCGACATCGGATTCCTTCATGCCAGGCTTGATAAGCCCTTGGATGTACTGGAAGGCACGATCCGCGAGATTAGCTGCTTCTTGCATGATGGCAAGTTCGGTCTCGTCCTTGATAATACGCAGTTGCTCCACAAGCGCCGGGGCAGGCACGAGCTTAATGCCCTGGAGCGTCTTGCTCCATTTGACATACTGAGCATACACCGTATGCTCCTGCTCGAAGCCGAGCGAGGTGATGCCTTCGCTGCGAAGCAGTTCTCCTACCGTAACGAGCGGGTCCGATCCATGCTGCACGATCTCAAACCCATGCACCTGCTCGGCTGCCTGAACGGTATAACGGAAATCGGTAAGGAACCAGCTCTTGGCCGCAGTTACGAGGACCCATCCAGCCGATCCTGTGAATCCGCTTATGTATTGGCGATTGTAAGTACTGCCGATAAGCAGCGATTCCAATCCTTGACTAGCCAACTTCTCACGAAGCTTGTCTAACCGGTGCTTCATGCTGCCGGCCACCTCCTTCAAAGCTGATATGCCCTTCCAGCGGGCCCTCCGTTCAAGCCGATTGATCAGCCTTCAAATGATCCAAAAGCGCTTGCAAGCCCAGCGTGTAGCTGGCTGCTCCGAAACCGGCTATCTGTCCGATGGCCGCCGCGGCAGTAACCGAGACATGGCGGAACGCTTCTCTTTTGTGGATATTCGATAGATGGACCTCAACGGTTGGGATGGAAACAGAGCTGATTGCATCCCTCAGCGCATAGCTGTAATGCGTCAGTGCACCTGGATTCAGAATCAGCCCGTCCACTTCACCAAAGGCAGCATGAATCCGATCGATCAAGGCTCCCTCGTGATTGGATTGGAAACATTCCAGCTCAGCTCCAGCAGCAGCTGCCTGCTCACGAAGCATCGCTTCAATCCTTTCCAACGTGACTGTACCGTAAACACCCGGCTCCCGAACCCCCAGCATGTTGAGATTCGGGCCATTCAATACGAGAATTCGAATCATCCCGCTCCTCCAATGCCAAGTCTTCAAGCATCACGGCAGCACCTTCCTAATGGGCGGTGTCCGTATGCAATAGGAATACGAGAACTATATCGCTAAGGATATAAATTCCAGCATGTTGAAAAAAGGCTACTTGCCATTCTAACACAAAAAAGGAGCCGTTGAGAAGGGCTATTCCGCCTTCTGAGGCTCACGCGAAGCCTCATCATTGAACTCAAAGGCAATAGAATATCCGATAAAGATTCCCCATACCGCAAATAAGCTCAGCTCCGAAAGTACACCGCCCCATCCCAGTTGATTGACCGGATTCATCATGCCGAGCAGCGGACCGAAAGCAAGAAAGATCATCGTCCACCATAACAAACCATAAATCAGCCCCGGCCATGGTCCTTGAAAACGACCGAGCAGCAGCTTGTACAGTAATGCGGCCAGGATGGAAAAGAGGATAAAATAGACCAAGCCTGCGACATGCCCCCAACCTGTGACTAGAAAGGACCGTCTATAAAATGGCTCGGCCATAAAACCAGGCAATACTGGTGTAAACCGGAATGTATACATCAACCAGTGAATACCGCCCCAGATCAGCCCTCCCCAGAAGCCGATCATAAGGCAGAATTTCCAAGGATTCGTCACCTTTCTGTGATAGGGTCCCCGATCTCTGCTTCTCCCCCCTGAAGCTGCTGCAGCGGATGCACTCATATATTCACAACCTCCTCCAATGTCATGTAGGTAGTATGCACCAATAAAGCGTCCCAATTCCGATAAACCCCCAGCAAGGCGCGCTGGCATTGGACTTGCTCATCAAGTACAATAGGAACATACAGATTCAGCGGATTCATGCCGCTGTGGACACACAGAAAGGTGGAGCTTCGTTGCCAGAGCCGACAACATCCATATACGGCGGACAAGCGGTCATTGAAGGCGTCATGTTCGGAGGACGCAACGTCAATGTTACAGCTGTTCGACGCAAAAATGATGAAATCCAATATTTTGAGGTTCCTGCAAGCCAGAAAAAACCTTGGTATCAGCCGCTCAAGAAAATCCCATTCATTCGTGGTGTCATCGGCATCCTTGAATCCAGCGCGAGAGGGTCGCAGCATCTTAACTTCTCCATGGAAGCCTATGCGGAGGACAGTGAGGAAAGCGACGGCAAAACCGAGGTCGGCAAGGCCGATAAAGTCGAGAAGGCAGAGCCCAAGCCTGAGAAAAAGGAAGGCTGGAGTCTCGCGATGGTTTTTGGCGTCGCTGTGGCCGGCGTTATCAGCTTTGTACTCGGAAAGGTTGTGTTTACGGCAGTTCCGGCGATCGTCGAGGAGTTTTTATTCGACGGGAGATTTGACAATATTGTCGTGCACAATTTGCTCGAAGGCGCAATTAAGATCATCTTCCTGCTCTCTTATCTGTACTTACTTTCCTTAACGCCGATGATCAAGCGGCTGTTCCAGTATCACGGAGCGGAGCATAAGGTTATTACCGCCTACGAGAATGGTTCCGAGTTGACTGTAGATAAAGTGCAGAAGTTTACTCGACTACATTATCGCTGCGGCAGCAGTTTTATTATTTTTTCCGTCATTGTCGGCGTCATTGTCTATTCCTTCTTCACTTGGGATACTCTATGGGAGCGGGTTTACATCCGGATTCTGTTGCTGCCAGTCGTACTCGGCATCTCTTATGAGGTACTTCGCTTCACAAACTCTCTCCGTGACGTTCCTGTGCTGCGCTTCCTGGGATATCCGGGACTGTGGCTACAGATGTTGACGACCAAAGAGCCGACGGATGATCAAGTAGCCGTCTCCATCGCTTCCTTCAATCGGATGAGAGAACTTGAGAAAAAGGTCAACGCTCCACAATCCGCAAGCACAGCGGTGTAGGTGTAGACGGGAGTCATATAGTGAAAGGCGGGATTTTCCATGAAGCGTAAAACGGCATCGATATGGATGGTTATTCTGTCTGTTCTGGCGGTGATCGGCTTGGTTGACATGCTGCTCGACCGCAATTACGTCATGCTACTGCCTTTGGCGGTGCTGGCCATTATATTCGCGCTTTACAAATGGAATCCCGGACGGCGCAATGCTCAGCCCCGTATCAAGCCTGGCAGAGCAGCTGCCAGCAGACCACGCTCATCTTCCACTGCTGCCAAAAATCGCGCTCGTAAGCCATCCCCTTTTCGGGTTATCGATGGCGGTAAGGATGACGACAGCATGCCGAAGTATCATTGAGCCGCATTGCAAAGAACCTCTTTCTCCACCTAAGCCGTGGAGAAAGAGGTTCTTTTTTTAATAATTATCGGCTCTTGGAAAGCTCTTAAGCTCTTTGAACTTAAGCTTCCGAGTCCAGCTCGCTGCGAAGATTCCGAAGCGACTCCACACGCCCGCCATCACGCCGGAAATATTCAATCAGCGTCTCGATGCAAGTAATGGAATCCCAGCTCAGGTGATGCTCGATTCCTTCCACATCCTGATAAATATTCTCCTCTTGAACGCCGATCAGCTGCAGAAACTCCTCAAGCAGATGATGTCGCTCAACGAGACGTTTGCCCATTTTTTTGCCTTTGCTGGTTAATACAAGTCCGCGATACTTCTCATAAATGAGGTACTGATCCTTGTCCAGCTTCTGAATCATCTTGGTTACCGATGAAGGATGTACTTCAAGACCTTCCGCTATATCCGAGACGCGGGCATACCCCTTCTCCTCAATTAGCTTATAGATCCGTTCCAAATAATCTTCCATGCTCGGTGTAGGCATGTAAACCCTCCTAACCGGCTGTACACCTGCACTGGTGACTGCCATGCTCTTATGTATCATACAACGTAAAGAATTGCGACTGCAACTTGCTGCGCCCCAAATTTACCGGATTGTTAGGCTGAAACTCAGGCAAAACTAAACCAGGCGTTACTGTATCAATGATCTTCCATCTTCCCAAAGGAGGAATGACGTCTGAGTACCACTTTAGAGCGGCCCCGCACAGGCCGACCGGATGTGTTCGTCCCGGAGCTCGTCTATTTTGAACCTGATGCGATGAATTATCCTAAGGGCAAACGTATCCATGAATGGGCCGTCAAACAAGGCTTGCCGATCCGCATGACTACCTCCCATAACCGCATCACAAACCTGCCCGGGGAGTCCGAGCTGGAGCAATACAAAATCGCCAAGCGCACCCTCGTTGTCGGCATCCGCAAAACACTGAAATTTGATCAGTCCAAACCTTCTGCGGAGTATGCCATTCCTATAGCAACCGGCTGCATGGCTCATTGCCATTATTGTTACCTGCAAACGACACTCGGAGCGAAGCCTTATATACGCATCTATGTAAATACAGACGAGATCATGGAGGCGGCCAAAGGGTACATCCAGGAAAGAGTGCCGCAGATTACCCGCTTTGAAGCGGCTTGTACCTCTGATCCAGTTGGACTTGAGCCAATCAGCGGCTCGCTCGCGGAGCTGATTGAATTCATGGCCGAGCAAGAATTCGGGCGGCTGCGCTTTGTGACTAAATTCCACCATGTCGATTCTCTGCTTGGGTTAAAGCATAATGGGCATACTCGCATCCGCTTCAGCGTCAATTCACGGTACGTCATTAAAAACTTCGAACCTGCTACCTCACGCTTCGAGCAGCGCATCGAAGCCGCCGGGAAAGTTGCTCACGCGGGTTATCCCATCGGCTTCATTATCGCGCCGATCATTTGGCATGATGGCTGGGAGGAAGGTTATTCCGAGTTGCTGGAAAACTTGGCAAAAACTCTGCCTCCTGGCATCAAGGACTTAACTTTTGAACTGATTCAGCATCGCTTTACAAAAACGGCAAAAAACACAATTGAAAGAAGATACCCAAAAACAAAGCTTGAAATGGATATCGAAAAACGCAAGTATAAATGGGGCCGCTGGGGACAAGGCAAATATGTTTACCCCGATGAACAAGCAAATGCGCTCCGCTTGTTTATCTCGGAGCGCATCTTTGAACATTTTCCACAGGCAACGATCGACTACTTCACTTAATCCTCGATTAGAACCTCAGCCAATCCGGCGTGATGCTGTTCAGATAGACCGTGATCATAAACATGCGGTCAGTGAACAGCAGCACGCCCATTATTAACATGAGCCCGCCTCCGACTTTCATCATTATGGACGAATATTTCTGAATCCAACGAGCCGATCCAATGAAAAACGCCATAATGAAAAATGGAATAGCGAAGCCAAGCGCATAAGCAGTAGTAAGGCCGAACCATGTTCCCGGATCAGATGCGGCAAGCGCCAGAATACCGGCCAGAATCGGCCCAATGCACGGCGACCAGCCGGCCGAGAAGCCGATTCCGAATATGAAGGAGCCTATATACCCCGACTTAAACTTCACCGGCAATTTGAAATCTCTCATTAGCGCCCGGGGCTGAAATATCCCGAGCAGGAACAGCCCCATCAACATGATCAGAATGGCCGACAGCATACGGATTAAATCCTGATAATCAGCGAACACCTCGGCTAGTTTATTCGTGCTGTAACCGAGTGTGTAATAAACGACCGAGAAGCCAAGGATGAAGAACAACGTATGGCTCATCGTCCGCTTGCGGATCTCGGCACTTGGTTTGTTGCTTTTGAGATCAGCAACAGAAATACCGGTTACATAGGAAAGATAAGAAGGATAAAGCGGCAGGCAGCACGGCGATATAAAAGATGCAAATCCGCCGACAAAGGCCAAGCCGAGATTCAGCGTAGACATAAGCGGGGGGTTCCCCCTTTCACGTATCTTGAGAGACGCGTTCCTACTTCACCAATGCGCCATTGGGCATGGAATCCGGCACCGTCGCCAGCGTTAACTGATCCCCCTGAGAAGCGGCGAGGACCATGCCGCGGGAAAGTTCACCGCGCAGCTTCACCGGTTTCAGGTTCGTCACGCAAATGACCTTGCGTCCAACCAGTTCCTCCGGCTTGTAAAACTTCGCAATACCCGAAACGACTTGGCGCTGCTCGAAACCTAGATCGAGCTGCAGCTTGAGCAGTTTGTCGGCCTTTGGAATTGGCTCTGCGGCAATTACCTGTGCCACACGAAGCTCTACCTTAGCAAAGTCATCAATGCCGATCTCTTCTTTGAGCTCCGGCACTTCTGTAGCCGCGGGGGCAGAACCCGGCAGCGCAGCAGCGGAAGCTTGAGCGCCCGTCGTTGCTGCATCAGCAGTGGCATCTCCGGCTTGCGAAGCAGCAGACGTTGTCCCGCCAGAGATAGCGCTAGTTATATAAGCGATCTCTTCCTCGGCATCGAGACGCGGGAACAGCGGATTGCCCTTGGCGACGCGTACGCCGCTTGGCAGAGAACCGAATTCGCGGGCGCTGTCCCATGCAGCCAGAGCGCCCTCGCTTACGCCAAGCTGCGTCCGAATCTCTTTCGGAGCGTTGGTCATGAACGGCGTCAGTAGCACAGATACAATGCGCAGTGACTCTGCCAGATGGTACATCGCCGACGCCAGCTCTGGACGGCGCGCCTCATCTTTGGCGAGCGCCCATGGCTGCGTCTCATCGATGTATTTGTTCGTGCGGCTGACGAGCTGCCAAATAGCCGAAAGAGCGACAGAGAACTCCATTTTTTCCATAGCTGCCTCAACCGATCCAACCGTACTTAGCGCGAGCTGTTGCAACGACTCGTCAAAGTCCGTCACCAGGCCTGTATAAGCAGGAATTTCGCCGCCGAAGTACTTGTCGATCATCGCCACCGTGCGGTTCAACAAATTGCCTAAATCGTTGGCCAGATCGAAGTTAAGCCGTTCAACAAAACCTTCAGGTGTGAACGTACCGTCAGAGCCGAATGGAACTTCACGCAGCAGGAAGTAGCGCAGGGCGTCCAGTCCATAACGGTCCAAAAGCACCACAGGGTCGATGACATTCCCTTTGGACTTGGACATTTTGCCTTCCTTGACGAGCCACCAGCCATGCCCGAATACCTTCTTAGGAAGCGGCAGTTCGAGCGCCATCAGCATAATCGGCCAGTAGATCGTATGGAAACGTACAATCTCCTTGCCGACCAGATGTACGTCCGCCGGCCAGAACTGGCGGTATTTGCTCTCATCATCCGAGCCGTAACCTAGCGCCGTAATGTAATTGGACAGCGCGTCGATCCACACATAGATAACATGATCAGGATCGTTCGGCACCTTGATGCCCCAGTCGAACGTCGTCCGCGATACGGCCAAGTCTTCTAGACCAGGCTTGATGAAGTTGTTGATCATCTCGTTTTTGCGGGATTCCGGTTGGATAAAGTCAGGATGCTCCTCGTAGTACTGCAACAGACGATCCGCGTACTTGCTCATGCGGAAGAAGTAGCTTTCCTCCTTGACCAGCTCAACCGGGCGTCCGCAATCGGGGCAATTGCCTTTGTCCAGCTGACGTTCCGTAAAGAATGATTCACACGGCGTGCAATACCAGCCTTCGTACGTTCCTTTGTAGATGTCTCCTTGGTCAAGCAGTTGCTTAAAGATTTTCTCGACGGACAGTTTATGCCGAGCTTCGGTCGTGCGGATGAAATCGTCGTTGCTAATTTCCAGCTTGCTCCATAACTTCTTGATCTCCGTTACGGTTTCGTCCAAAAACTGAATCGGTGTTTGCCCTCTTTCGGCTGCTGTGCGTTCGATCTTTTGTCCGTGTTCATCGGTTCCCGTCAAGAACGTGACCTGGTAACCCGTCGCGCGTTTGTAGCGAGCCATAGCGTCGCCTGCCAACGTACAGTAAGCATGACCGATATGCAGTTTGCCGCTAGGATAGTAGATTGGCGTTGTAATGTAAAAAGTTTTGTTGTTCTCTGGCATGACAATCTTCTCCTTCAACATGGCATGGGGATGCAGCGAGCCTTAGGCCCGTGAAAAACAAAAAGCCCCCGTCCGCTATGGGACGAGAGCGGGAGCGCTTCGTGGTACCACCCAAATTCCCTTCCCTCTCCCCATAATGGAGAAAACAAGGAAGGCTTCGTGTCGCCGCTCCGTGGGGAGCGACAGTAGCCTTTAACGCCGGCAGCCGCGTCCGCGTCTTGCGCCACTCTAAATTAGAATAGCGTTCGAGGCGAAATCCTCCAGGACCATATTCGTCTCTCTCCCCCGTCCGGCTTGCACCAAAATGCCCGGCTCTCTGAATCGGCGGCTAAGAAACTACTCTTCCCTTCATCGGAACTCATATTTAATGGTAATAATACCGAATGCCGACACGACATGTCAAGGAAGGTCATGGCACCGGATCTATGCCCCCCGGATGAAAAGGATGGCAGCGCAGAATACGTCTCGCCGAGAGCCAGGAGCCCTTGGCTACGCCATGTTTCTCGATCGCTTCCAGCGCATAGGCGGAGCAGGTCGGATAAAAGCGGCAGGTCGGCGGTTTCAGCGGTGAAATGACCTTGCGGTATACATGTATCGGGATTTTGACCACAAACCTCACACTCATTTTCCTTACTCCTCCTTTCCTCTTGTCCACGCTGTAAGTAACTCCTTCTATTTTGAACCAATCCGAATCAGGAATCAACTGCCGGCCAATGCAAGATAGCATAAAGATTGCCCTACTTTGCCTCTGTCACTTCTGCGTTAGCTGTGCTACCTTTAAGCCAAGCGAACGAGGAAGCGCTCTCACGCACTTCTCCCGCTCTGATGAAGTTCATAATCGGAAGGAGCTTGACTAATCTTATGAAAATTCGTATTGCAAAACTTAGCTACTGGCATGTTCATGCTTGGGAGTATACCGACTTTGCCCTCCAACATCCCGACACGGAAATTACCGCCGTCTGGGACGAGCTGCCGGAACGCGGTCGGAAAGCTGCCGAGAAGCTTAGCGTACCTTTCGTTGAAGACCTGGACGA
This window contains:
- a CDS encoding Conserved membrane protein YqhR produces the protein MSASAAAASGGRSRDRGPYHRKVTNPWKFCLMIGFWGGLIWGGIHWLMYTFRFTPVLPGFMAEPFYRRSFLVTGWGHVAGLVYFILFSILAALLYKLLLGRFQGPWPGLIYGLLWWTMIFLAFGPLLGMMNPVNQLGWGGVLSELSLFAVWGIFIGYSIAFEFNDEASREPQKAE
- a CDS encoding Uncharacterized conserved protein YqhQ, coding for MPEPTTSIYGGQAVIEGVMFGGRNVNVTAVRRKNDEIQYFEVPASQKKPWYQPLKKIPFIRGVIGILESSARGSQHLNFSMEAYAEDSEESDGKTEVGKADKVEKAEPKPEKKEGWSLAMVFGVAVAGVISFVLGKVVFTAVPAIVEEFLFDGRFDNIVVHNLLEGAIKIIFLLSYLYLLSLTPMIKRLFQYHGAEHKVITAYENGSELTVDKVQKFTRLHYRCGSSFIIFSVIVGVIVYSFFTWDTLWERVYIRILLLPVVLGISYEVLRFTNSLRDVPVLRFLGYPGLWLQMLTTKEPTDDQVAVSIASFNRMRELEKKVNAPQSASTAV
- a CDS encoding iron (metal) dependent repressor, DtxR family codes for the protein MPTPSMEDYLERIYKLIEEKGYARVSDIAEGLEVHPSSVTKMIQKLDKDQYLIYEKYRGLVLTSKGKKMGKRLVERHHLLEEFLQLIGVQEENIYQDVEGIEHHLSWDSITCIETLIEYFRRDGGRVESLRNLRSELDSEA
- a CDS encoding spore photoproduct lyase; translated protein: MFVPELVYFEPDAMNYPKGKRIHEWAVKQGLPIRMTTSHNRITNLPGESELEQYKIAKRTLVVGIRKTLKFDQSKPSAEYAIPIATGCMAHCHYCYLQTTLGAKPYIRIYVNTDEIMEAAKGYIQERVPQITRFEAACTSDPVGLEPISGSLAELIEFMAEQEFGRLRFVTKFHHVDSLLGLKHNGHTRIRFSVNSRYVIKNFEPATSRFEQRIEAAGKVAHAGYPIGFIIAPIIWHDGWEEGYSELLENLAKTLPPGIKDLTFELIQHRFTKTAKNTIERRYPKTKLEMDIEKRKYKWGRWGQGKYVYPDEQANALRLFISERIFEHFPQATIDYFT
- a CDS encoding cytochrome c-type biogenesis protein, whose translation is MSTLNLGLAFVGGFASFISPCCLPLYPSYLSYVTGISVADLKSNKPSAEIRKRTMSHTLFFILGFSVVYYTLGYSTNKLAEVFADYQDLIRMLSAILIMLMGLFLLGIFQPRALMRDFKLPVKFKSGYIGSFIFGIGFSAGWSPCIGPILAGILALAASDPGTWFGLTTAYALGFAIPFFIMAFFIGSARWIQKYSSIMMKVGGGLMLIMGVLLFTDRMFMITVYLNSITPDWLRF
- a CDS encoding methionyl-tRNA synthetase, with amino-acid sequence MPENNKTFYITTPIYYPSGKLHIGHAYCTLAGDAMARYKRATGYQVTFLTGTDEHGQKIERTAAERGQTPIQFLDETVTEIKKLWSKLEISNDDFIRTTEARHKLSVEKIFKQLLDQGDIYKGTYEGWYCTPCESFFTERQLDKGNCPDCGRPVELVKEESYFFRMSKYADRLLQYYEEHPDFIQPESRKNEMINNFIKPGLEDLAVSRTTFDWGIKVPNDPDHVIYVWIDALSNYITALGYGSDDESKYRQFWPADVHLVGKEIVRFHTIYWPIMLMALELPLPKKVFGHGWWLVKEGKMSKSKGNVIDPVVLLDRYGLDALRYFLLREVPFGSDGTFTPEGFVERLNFDLANDLGNLLNRTVAMIDKYFGGEIPAYTGLVTDFDESLQQLALSTVGSVEAAMEKMEFSVALSAIWQLVSRTNKYIDETQPWALAKDEARRPELASAMYHLAESLRIVSVLLTPFMTNAPKEIRTQLGVSEGALAAWDSAREFGSLPSGVRVAKGNPLFPRLDAEEEIAYITSAISGGTTSAASQAGDATADAATTGAQASAAALPGSAPAATEVPELKEEIGIDDFAKVELRVAQVIAAEPIPKADKLLKLQLDLGFEQRQVVSGIAKFYKPEELVGRKVICVTNLKPVKLRGELSRGMVLAASQGDQLTLATVPDSMPNGALVK